CTTTCCTCAACCTCTCTATCCCCCTACAAATGCACTCGCTATAAAAACCGAAGAGCAAATCGAAGAGGAGAAGATCTCAAAGGCCCCTGCTATAAAAAAACCGCGCGCACCGAAAGCCTCTAAAATAGATGGCGACTTCACAAGATACACCCTTCCTCCTCTCTCTCTTCTTAATAATCCCAAAAAAGTCGACCAGCCCTCCATTAAGAAAGATCTGCGCCGACAAGCCGATATTCTAGAAGAGACCCTCATGAGCTTCGGCATCGAAGCAAAAGTAGGCGACATCCACTGCGGCCCCACCATCACCTCTTTTGAAGTCCACCCAGCGGTCGGTGTCAAAGTCCAGAAGATTACCACCCTTGAGAATGATATCGCCTTAAACCTTCAGGCAAAATCGATCCGCATCATCGCACCCATCCCCGGAAAAGCTGCAGTGGGCGTAGAGATCCCCTCCCTCGTCCCACAAGAGGTAAGCTTCAAAGAGATGCTGGTCAACTACCAAGAGAGCCCGCGCAAGTTTCAGGTCCCTGTCCTTTTAGGAAAGACTGTAACCGGCGACTTTGTGATGAGCGACCTTGCTAAAATGCCCCACTGTCTCATTGCAGGAGCTACCGGTTCTGGAAAGTCGGTCTGTATCAACACGCTCATCCTGTCGATCCTCATGAACGCCCGACCTGACGAGGTGCGTCTACTACTCGTCGACCCCAAGAAGGTCGAACTCACACCCTACGCACAGCTTCCTCACCTTCTTGCGCCTGTAATTACAGAACCGCATGGAGCCTATGCGGCTCTTCAGTGGCTGGTGAGAGAGATGCTTCTCCGCTATGATATATTAAAGCAGCTCGGCGTTCGCAATATCTCTGCATTCAACAGCCGGAAGGTGAACAAAGAGGTCGAGTCGGAACTTCCCATTGCTGTTCCTGATAAGATGCCCTTTCTTGTTGCAATCATCGACGAGTTTGCCGATCTGATGATGGCGTCAAGCTCCGATCTAGAGACCCCCATCGCCCGTATTGCACAGATGGCGCGCGCTGTCGGCATTCACCTAATTCTTGCCACACAGCGCCCTTCGCGCGAGGTCATTACAGGCCTCATCAAAGCTAACTTTCCCACCCGCATCGCCTTTAAAGTTGCCAGCCGTATTAACTCGCAAATCATCTTAGATGAGACTGGCGCCGACAGCCTTCTTGGAAATGGCGACATGCTCTTTCTTCCTCCCGGAACCTCGCATTTAACGCGAGCTCAAGGAGCTTATGTCAGCGATGAAGAGATCTCTCGCATCGTTAACTTCATCTGCGACCAGACTCCTACGCAGTATTTAATTGAATCATTCGATAAGATGGGCCACGAAGCCCAGTTGGGAGAGATGGACGAGACCAAGGATAGCCTTTTTACCGAGGCCCTTAACATCGTCGTGGAGACCAAAACAGCTTCGACGACCTATCTTCAGAGAAAGCTAAAAATAGGCTATGCAAGAGCCGCTTCTCTGATGGATGAACTCGAAGCTAAGGGAGTGATCGGACCGCAAGAGGGAAGTAAACCTCGTCGCGTTTTATTGAGCGGTCAGGTAAACCAAGATAAGCGAGGAGAAATAGATGAAGAAGACCCCTTCGGATAAACTAGAAATCGAAAAAGCTCTTCTCCCACGTCTTCGGATGATGGGATTCATTCTTATCTTTCTCTGCCTCTTTACACTCACTTACGCTCTTCTTTCAGAACCCTACCTCCCCGCCGTTGTCGAACAGAATATCGAAAGAACCGTCGAAGAAGCAGGAATAGGCCTTCCCGATCTAGAAGAGCAGCCAGACTTTTTAGTTACAAAAGGACAGCGCCTCAACCTCTTTCTCGTCTCTTCAGTTTTTGGACTCATCGGCATCGCCTGCTTCTTCTACTTCTGGAAAAAAAAAGAGCGCATGCAAGTGACCAGTGACGCACCTCCTGCCGAAGGAGAGGGCTGAATGAGCTCGGCGAAGAAGCGGATCCTTCTAGCCGATCCGTCCAAAGAGCTGATGCGACAGATCCTGCACGCCCCAGATAGCAAAACCTACCTCTTCGAGACAGCTCTAAACGGCACAGAGTGCCTGAAAAAGATCGACACCTTTCAACCCGACCTCATTCTCCTCGATCTTCTCCTTCCCCAAATGCATGGCATCGAGATCTTAAGAAAACTCAAAGCCGATGAGAGCAGAAAAAATGTCGGTGTTATTCTCTCATCTGCGCAGGCGATGATCCAGAACTACCATACGGCACTCAATGCAGGTGCCGACTACTTCCTTGAAAAACCCTTTGAGATCGAACACCTCTTTGAGATCTTTCAACACTACTTTGCAGGGACGCTGACCCCGCCCCCCTTTTTAGGACAAGAGTCGGGAGATGGAGAGGCCGCAATTAATTATCACCCTCGCCACCACTCCAACAACTCATACATTAAATTCTGGGGAACACGCGGCTCCAACCCGGTCTCAGGAAAAGAGTATATCCGTTACGGAGGAAACACCTCTTGCCTCGAAGTTAGACATGGAAAAGATCTCGTTATTATCGATGCAGGCACAGGCATTCGCCCGCTTGGAAGCACCCCATTTATCCAAGACGCCAACATGATTCACCTTGTTGTGGGCCACACCCATTGGGACCACATCATCGGCTTTCCCTTCTTCACTCCCCTCTATCGACCCGACTGCCATGTCACAATCTGGTCACCCGTCGGCTTTGAAAAACCCACTAAAGAGCTCTTTACAGAGATGCTCGCCTACGCCTACTTTCCCGTTAGACTCGATGACATACGCGCGCGCATCTCATTTAAAGATATCACCGAGGGAGTCCCCTTTTCTATTGGAGATATCGAGATAGATACCCACTACACCTACCATCCTGGCGCCACTGTCTGCTTTAAGATCTCCACCCCCGGAAATAAGACCATCGCTTATGTGACAGACAATGAGATGCTCATGGGATACCAGGGAGATCCGAATGAAATTGATAGCGAACATCCTCTCTTAGAGCCGCATAAGAGCATGCTCAAGTTTTTGAAAGGCTGCGACCTCCTCATTCACGAGGCGCAATACTTCCCTGCTGAATACCAAAAAAAGATAGGCTGGGGCCACTCCTCCATCACCAATGCTACCGCTCTCGTTAAGCACACCGGCATCAAAGAGTGGGTTGTTACCCACCACGACCCGAGCCACTCTGACGAGGATCTCCAGCGCAAGCTCCAGTGCCACCACGACATCTTAGACGACTGCAAGATCACGTGCAGAGTCCGCTTCGCCTTCGACGGCTTAAAACTCCCCCTATAGCTCTAAAAATCAACATTTTAGATTAAAACTCAACACGAAAGTCGAGTAACTGATTTTTAGAAAAAGATAGGCTTGCTGATCCTGTCTTGATAGGCGATCGAGAGATCGACAGAGAGGTTCTTCTCTCCCAGCTTGGATCGAATGACGTGTAGTGCCATCTCTTCGCTATTACATTCGGAAGAGAGGTGAGCCAGATGCACATGCTTTAAATTAGGATGGAAGATATCGATCAGCAGATCTGCACACTCTTCATTCGACAGGTGCCCCTGGCGGCTGAGCACGCGCTCCTTATAAACAGCAGGTCTTGAGGAGGCGTGGACCATCGAGGGCTGATGGTTCGCCTCAACGTAGAGGTAGTCGCAATCCATCAGAGCCTTCTTCACAAGCGTCGATGCAAAGCCCAGATCCGCACAGAAGCCCAGTTTGAGCCCGCCATGTCGTATTGTGAACCCCACAGGGTCCAGAGCATCGTGTTTAATTGAGAAAGGTAAAATTTCTAGATCTCCAAACTCGAAGGCCTCTCCTGTGGAGAAGATCTTAAATTTTGGACACTCCTTTAGAATTGAGTAGATCCCCTTTGCCGTCTCTCGATTGGCAAAGATGGGGATCTTTAACTTGCAGCCTAGCGTTGCAAGCCCGTGGATATGGTCTGTGTGCTCGTGAGTGATGAGGATCGCATCGATCTGACTGAGCTCCACCCCAATCTCTGCGAGGCGTGCAATCAGGCTCTTGGGCCCTATCCCCGCGTCGATCAGAATTTTCGTCTCAGGAGTACCCAAATAGATAGAGTTACCCTTCGAACCGGATGCAAGAGGACAGAATCCAATCATGAAAAGTATCTTTAAATAATTCAGAAAGCGATTCAATCAAAAAAATAATTCAATTATTTATTTGACATAGATCAAACTCTATATTAAGAATGATATTTATGCGGAAAACCAGAGAAGATCTCCTCGCAGAGATCGATAGAACATTAGATCAGCTCATCAGAAATGCTGAAGTAGCAGAAGGACTCTCATTTCATCTCTTGGAAGAGAATGAGGTTGAAGCGCTACATAAAACGCAGCAGAGTCTGCACGCGCGTCTTATCCATAGACAAGAGCTACTTAACAGAAAGCCGGAAAGCGAAGATCTTCAGAAAAAGGTCGAGCGTTTTGGACTTTTGAATGAGAGGCTCGTTCGCCAGATAAAAGAGCGCTTTCTCCCTACGGGAAAAAGACCCATGCACCTCCGCAAAAGCCGCCTCTCAAAACACTAATGGCATCTTTCTTTATCTTCTTATTCCACGCTATTCGCGACCTCTGCACTAAAAAAGACGCTCTTTAATAGCGGGCGAGCTTGCGAGCTGCTCGTTCGAGATCTTCCGTTTGAGGAAGAACCGCATTTTCTAGATCTTTGCAGTAGGGCACCATGCAGTTTTTGCCGGTGACCCGTGCAATCGGCGCATCTAGAAGAGCAAAGCCCTCCTCGATGATACGCGCTGCGATCTCAGCGCCAAAACCGCCGGCTCCAGGCGCCTCATGCGCGATAAGCAGCTTGCCCGTTTTGCGAAGAGACTTAAGGATGCACTCGAGATCGAGAGGAACGATCGTTCTAAGATCGATCAGTTCAACAGAGATCCCCTCTTTTGCAAGCTTCTCAGCCACTTCGGAGCCCATGACAACGGTCATCCCCCAAGCCACGAGTGTGAGCTCGTCGCCTTCTCGGACAACCTTTGCTTTTCCGAGAGGCAGGATCTCCTCGCTGCCCGTTTCAGGACGCGCGCAGAAAACGCGCTGTCTGTAGAGCGCTTTATGCTCTAAGAAGACCACAGGATTAGGATCGCGGATAGCCGCCTTAAGCAGCCTCTTTGCATCGGCGCTATTGCTCGGAATCACAACCTTTAAACCTGGGCAGTGAGCCAGAAATGCTTCGATGCTCTGAGAGTGGTAGGGCCCGCCCTGGATATATCCACCTGAAGGCATGCGGATAACCACTGGACAGTTCCACTCGCCATTTGAACGATGGTAGATGCTAGAAAGCTCATTGAAAAGCTGATTGATCCCCGTCCACACGTAGTCTGAAAACTGGATCTCAGCGACGGGCTTATAGCCATGAGTACAAGAGAGACCAATCGCAAGGCCGATAATTGTAGACTCGGCAAGAGGCGTATTAAAACAGCGCTCTTTGCCATACTTTCCAGTCAGGTGCCGTGTAACGCCAAAAACCCCGCCTTTTCCGTGAGCCACATCCTGACCAAAGACCACAACATGAGGATCTCTTGCCATCTCTTCATCTAAACCGTGGTTGAGCGCGTCGACGATGACGATCGACTCAGCCTGAGAGGAGCTCTCCTCTTCGGCAATCTCTGCAATATCCTTAAAAACACGCGTTGCAGCGGTTTCGACAGGTGGAAAGGGAATCTCTTCCGCCTCTTGGGCAGCGAGCTCCACCTGAGCAAAGGCCAGCTCTCTCCTATGCTTTAGCTCCTCATCGGTCGCAAGACCCATCTCTTTTAGCCAGCTTTCGAATAGAAGAATTGGATCGCGCGCCTTCTCAGCTTCACTCTGGTGCGACTCTTTATACTTCGTCGGGTCGTCGCTGCTGCTGTGAGCACCGAGTCTTGGCACCTTTGCTACAACGAGACTTGGACCCTCTCCTGCACGCCCTTTTGAAACTGCCGACGCAAGAGCCGTAGAGAGCTGCTCGAAATTGCAGCCATCCACATCGAACACAGAAAGACCCTCGTAGCCTCGAGCCATTTTAACAATTGAGCCACCGGCCGTCTGCTCTGCCACAGGAACGGAGATCGCCCAGCCATTATCTTGAATGACGAAAATGACAGGTAAACGGTGTATGCATGAGAAGTTGAGAGCCTCATGGAAGTCGCCCTGAGAGGTCGCTCCATCGCCTGCTGAGACATAGACCACCTCGTCATGACCTGCAAGCTGCACACCCTTAGCAACACCAACTGCCTGAAGAAACTGCGAACCTACACAGCTCGATTGACAGGGAATTCTGAGGCCGCGATGAGAGAAGTGCTCAGGCATCATGCGTCCGCCAGAATGGTGCGGAACTGCACGTGCAAGGAAGGCTCCTAATAGATCTTTTGATGAGCAGCCAAGCCCAACTGCAAAGGCGCGGTCGCGGTAGTAGGGAAGACCCCAATCTTTGCCAGGAATTAAACTGAGCGCCGAGACAGCTCCCACCATCTCATGACCTGCAACTGAAATATGGAAAGTGCCGCCCTTATTTTGACGGACGAGTTTAGACATCTTATCGTCGAGCGCGCGCGTCTGCAGCATCGCGTCGTAGGTCCTTAGACACTTCTCTTTTCCATTCAGTGGAAGATCGTCGAGGAGAGAGCTCTTCTCGTTTGTGCTACTATTAAACATGACCCGCCTACTTCTTTTTGCCTTTTTTATGCTGAAGCTGCGTGACCATTTTAATCTCTTTGCGTTTTGCAACTACAGGTTCATCTGAAGTCTTAACAGGTTTTTCACGCTTCTTGGGAAGAAATACTTTTACTACATCTGTTAGGCTGCGCTTCTTCTCGCCGCCAGCAGCTTCTCTTTCAGCCGTAGCCTCTGGAAGCTCGACCACCTCTTTAGTAATCGCTTTAATGAGCTTCTGCTCCTTCTCGATGCCGGTAATGTCATGAATGTCCACAAGACGCGTAGAGAGATGTCGCAATGACTCCAGACGCTCAGAGAGCGCTTGAAGTTTCGCATCGACCTTCACGCGGGAACTTCCTCGAAGACTTGCCAAGAGCTGCGCTTCCGTATCGTAGCGCGCAGAGAAGGTAACACCTGAAGAGCTCGTGATTTCTGGAAGGAATAGGAAGTGACGAATTGCTGCAGGCACCGTCGTGTACATATCCGGAGTCAGCTGAGGCTCTGTTTCAACCTTCACCACCTGCTTCGGCGGACGACCTCTCTTCGGACGAGGATTAAGCGCCTCATTTGAGTAGTAGGTCTTTGCTTTATTAAAGAGCACATCGCGCGCTAGAGAGACGTCTTTCGACACCTTCACATCAAAGATGTGGCGCTTGAGCTTCTCGATGACACCTGGAGGAAGATCGAGGTCCTCTTCGAAAACAAACTGGATCTCTTGGCTGCGCAGCCACTCGATGATGCGAATGCGCGAACGCTCGTGGTAGTACTGCTGCCACTTTTCAAGCTCGGTTAAATGGTCGTAGATGAACTCTAGAAAGTTCTCTCTCGCCTCTTTTGACTGAATAATATCTAAGAGCTTCTCTTTCGTATCGATATCGTAAACTTTTTCGTTTACAAACCCCTCCATGAACTTCTTTGTCTCATAGAAAGTCATCTTGGGAATTAGACAGTAGCGACCGCTGTGAAGAGTGAGCTCTTCATCTAGCTGCAGCAGCTCCTCTTCGTTCTTATCGAGATCGATGAAAAAGAGAAAACCCTCCACTCGATCGAGGCAGAAGTCCCTTTCGTCATCGGACTTAGCAAACGCATCCATCAGACGATGGTAGCGCAGAATAAGAGGGTTTTGAGCTTGAGGAAGAGTCTTTGCCATAATAATACAAAAATAAAAGAAATTTAAACCAACTCTAACAGGTTTTTCCTGCCACTTCAAGGAGAATTGATTTTATTCAGGTTTCTACAGGTTTTCTCCTCCAGATCCATAGAAAGAGTAGATAGGCCAGGAACATCCCGGCGCTTGCTACCGTGATCGGAAGATGAGGATAAAGAGCCACGACAGAACCTGAAAAGAGTGGAGCAATTCCGATTGCTGCCCACTGTATCGAGCTGTGTACACCTAAAATTTCTCCTTGAGCCTCTTTTGAAGTCAGATCCGAGACGATCGTCGATGCTGTAGGAAAAATAAAAGATTCAAATAGAGCAAGAAGCGGCAGTAAGAGGAAGAGGTAGAACGAGGTATGCACAAGCAGCATCAGAGGAAGCACCAGACCAAGTCCCAAAAGAGCGCCTCTTAAAAGAGCCTGAGGAGAAAATCTTTTAAGGAAGGGACGTATAAATACTCCTTGAGAGAGAGCTACCCAGATCCCCACCCACGCGTAGAAATAGCCGATCTGCTGCTGATTGAAATCGAGCCGTCTGATTAAAAAAAGTGCTGAGAACTCTGTAAAAAAGCCCCATCCGAAAGAGAAGATGAACATCACTAAAAAAATTCCACGCAGCTTTGGATGAGAGAAGGCTTTTTTAAGATCCTCAAAGCCCGCCATAAAGTTTATTTTTCGAATCTGCGCAACCGGCAGCGTCTCTTTTACCGCCAGCAAGAGCCAAATGAGATTAACCAGACAGAGCGCCGCTGCAAAACAGAGTGGCATCGCCCCTCTCCAGAGATCGGGAGTCGCAAGCTGCCCTCCAAAGTAGGGCCCCAGAATAAATCCCGCTCCCCACGCCATGCCGATGAGTCCAAAATTTTTCGCCTTATCTTCGCTGCTAGAATCCACAACCATCGACTGCGCAATCGAAAAGTTGCCCGCCGCCACTCCCGAGACAATTCTAGAGAAGAGAAAGAGAAAAATACTCTGAGACCAGAGGCTAACAACCCCTAAGATATAACCGAAAAAAGCAAGAACAAGCGTTGCCAGGAGAACCTTCTTCCTTCCCTTGCGGTCTGAGAGAGCGCCGAGAATCGGCCCCCCAAAAAATTGCCCCATACAGAAGCAGGAGACCAGAAGACCAAAGACCCACCCGCGCGTTGCAACCGACGCCTCCACCGGCATCATCCCGCCATCCGCCTGCATGATAAGCATGCCGAGCATCGGAAAGACGAGGCCAAAGCCAAGACTATCGATAAAAACAGTAAGTAGTAGAGGAAGAAAACGCATGTTAAAAAAACCATCAATTTTGGCGGTAAGTTTAGATCCTAGAGAAATTATTGAAAAGGAAATGGCTGCGCAAAAAATAATTTAAGAATTGTCTTTCAAACACTTTTTTGCTCTAATGCTCCCTCTTCAGAAAGGCTTTTCTAACTTTTTTGAAGAACGCTACGCGCAAAACGACACGACACAAATACGATGGAGATCTAGTATGGCAGCACCAGCAGCAGGAGTACCAGCAGCACCCGCAAACATCTATACTCACAACTTCACAGAAGAGCTCGTCGCTCTCTTCATCGCTGCGGAAGACCAGAATCTCTTTACAAAGGCCTGCGCCTACGCCCTCCTCTTTTTTGCAGCCATCCCCCTCGTCGTCTCCTTCGTCGGCAACTACTTCCTCTATAGATTTGTTGAAGAGTACACCGGTCAAAGAGCTCTTGAAAAACAGAGAGCGCTTCCCGCTCCCGTGCCCCCACTTGCTGCTCCCCCTCCAGGCCTTGGAGCCGCTGCTCCCCTCATCGATCAAGCAGGTCTCGATGCCCTGCGCTTGCAACTCCAAAATGCACTTGATGCTGAAGCCCGCCTCCGAGCCGCTCAGCAGGCTGAGAGACAACAGCTCATCACCCTTGCATTAGGTCATGTGCCACAAGCTCAAGTCACTATCGCAGACATCGAAGATGCAATTAGGCAAACCAAAGCTAGACTTGCTGATGCAGTTAGAAATTACGAAGTCATTAACCAAGAAGCATTCAACGAGCTACCTCAAAACCTTCAAATAGAAGTAGCCACAGGCGCTCGCTCCCTCATCACCGACTACAGAGAGTCTCGAGAGCGCGCCGCAAAAATGGGCGCAGATCTCGCCACTGCGCGTGCACGCGTCCAACAACTAGAAACTCAGCTTGCCGCAGCTCAAGAAGCTGGCAGAGCCTC
Above is a genomic segment from Chlamydiales bacterium containing:
- a CDS encoding DNA translocase FtsK, whose protein sequence is MSRTSESRKSDKKSSGLKPEGKGLIFLGGSFVLLITLLSFNSQSSASNWLGLIGHGIAWVQAYIFGLMSYPVALFLGWIGWRFLCAKKLEKLPLKTVYFSVFIISAALLLNLIAEQISSPLLEGKILNESILLKWPYPHRIIRTYLGGAPLYFLYRDLTPFNLQKLLSDVGIGLTFSTTALVSFMLLFEIKPLSVWEQLKRAFAVSQNLIEKLKLHLDSMKKEESLEKKSPTEIEDTLTRRFPQPLYPPTNALAIKTEEQIEEEKISKAPAIKKPRAPKASKIDGDFTRYTLPPLSLLNNPKKVDQPSIKKDLRRQADILEETLMSFGIEAKVGDIHCGPTITSFEVHPAVGVKVQKITTLENDIALNLQAKSIRIIAPIPGKAAVGVEIPSLVPQEVSFKEMLVNYQESPRKFQVPVLLGKTVTGDFVMSDLAKMPHCLIAGATGSGKSVCINTLILSILMNARPDEVRLLLVDPKKVELTPYAQLPHLLAPVITEPHGAYAALQWLVREMLLRYDILKQLGVRNISAFNSRKVNKEVESELPIAVPDKMPFLVAIIDEFADLMMASSSDLETPIARIAQMARAVGIHLILATQRPSREVITGLIKANFPTRIAFKVASRINSQIILDETGADSLLGNGDMLFLPPGTSHLTRAQGAYVSDEEISRIVNFICDQTPTQYLIESFDKMGHEAQLGEMDETKDSLFTEALNIVVETKTASTTYLQRKLKIGYARAASLMDELEAKGVIGPQEGSKPRRVLLSGQVNQDKRGEIDEEDPFG
- a CDS encoding response regulator, which codes for MSSAKKRILLADPSKELMRQILHAPDSKTYLFETALNGTECLKKIDTFQPDLILLDLLLPQMHGIEILRKLKADESRKNVGVILSSAQAMIQNYHTALNAGADYFLEKPFEIEHLFEIFQHYFAGTLTPPPFLGQESGDGEAAINYHPRHHSNNSYIKFWGTRGSNPVSGKEYIRYGGNTSCLEVRHGKDLVIIDAGTGIRPLGSTPFIQDANMIHLVVGHTHWDHIIGFPFFTPLYRPDCHVTIWSPVGFEKPTKELFTEMLAYAYFPVRLDDIRARISFKDITEGVPFSIGDIEIDTHYTYHPGATVCFKISTPGNKTIAYVTDNEMLMGYQGDPNEIDSEHPLLEPHKSMLKFLKGCDLLIHEAQYFPAEYQKKIGWGHSSITNATALVKHTGIKEWVVTHHDPSHSDEDLQRKLQCHHDILDDCKITCRVRFAFDGLKLPL
- a CDS encoding MBL fold metallo-hydrolase, yielding MIGFCPLASGSKGNSIYLGTPETKILIDAGIGPKSLIARLAEIGVELSQIDAILITHEHTDHIHGLATLGCKLKIPIFANRETAKGIYSILKECPKFKIFSTGEAFEFGDLEILPFSIKHDALDPVGFTIRHGGLKLGFCADLGFASTLVKKALMDCDYLYVEANHQPSMVHASSRPAVYKERVLSRQGHLSNEECADLLIDIFHPNLKHVHLAHLSSECNSEEMALHVIRSKLGEKNLSVDLSIAYQDRISKPIFF
- a CDS encoding MFS transporter, translated to MFNSSTNEKSSLLDDLPLNGKEKCLRTYDAMLQTRALDDKMSKLVRQNKGGTFHISVAGHEMVGAVSALSLIPGKDWGLPYYRDRAFAVGLGCSSKDLLGAFLARAVPHHSGGRMMPEHFSHRGLRIPCQSSCVGSQFLQAVGVAKGVQLAGHDEVVYVSAGDGATSQGDFHEALNFSCIHRLPVIFVIQDNGWAISVPVAEQTAGGSIVKMARGYEGLSVFDVDGCNFEQLSTALASAVSKGRAGEGPSLVVAKVPRLGAHSSSDDPTKYKESHQSEAEKARDPILLFESWLKEMGLATDEELKHRRELAFAQVELAAQEAEEIPFPPVETAATRVFKDIAEIAEEESSSQAESIVIVDALNHGLDEEMARDPHVVVFGQDVAHGKGGVFGVTRHLTGKYGKERCFNTPLAESTIIGLAIGLSCTHGYKPVAEIQFSDYVWTGINQLFNELSSIYHRSNGEWNCPVVIRMPSGGYIQGGPYHSQSIEAFLAHCPGLKVVIPSNSADAKRLLKAAIRDPNPVVFLEHKALYRQRVFCARPETGSEEILPLGKAKVVREGDELTLVAWGMTVVMGSEVAEKLAKEGISVELIDLRTIVPLDLECILKSLRKTGKLLIAHEAPGAGGFGAEIAARIIEEGFALLDAPIARVTGKNCMVPYCKDLENAVLPQTEDLERAARKLARY
- a CDS encoding UPF0158 family protein; its protein translation is MAKTLPQAQNPLILRYHRLMDAFAKSDDERDFCLDRVEGFLFFIDLDKNEEELLQLDEELTLHSGRYCLIPKMTFYETKKFMEGFVNEKVYDIDTKEKLLDIIQSKEARENFLEFIYDHLTELEKWQQYYHERSRIRIIEWLRSQEIQFVFEEDLDLPPGVIEKLKRHIFDVKVSKDVSLARDVLFNKAKTYYSNEALNPRPKRGRPPKQVVKVETEPQLTPDMYTTVPAAIRHFLFLPEITSSSGVTFSARYDTEAQLLASLRGSSRVKVDAKLQALSERLESLRHLSTRLVDIHDITGIEKEQKLIKAITKEVVELPEATAEREAAGGEKKRSLTDVVKVFLPKKREKPVKTSDEPVVAKRKEIKMVTQLQHKKGKKK
- a CDS encoding MFS transporter, with the protein product MRFLPLLLTVFIDSLGFGLVFPMLGMLIMQADGGMMPVEASVATRGWVFGLLVSCFCMGQFFGGPILGALSDRKGRKKVLLATLVLAFFGYILGVVSLWSQSIFLFLFSRIVSGVAAGNFSIAQSMVVDSSSEDKAKNFGLIGMAWGAGFILGPYFGGQLATPDLWRGAMPLCFAAALCLVNLIWLLLAVKETLPVAQIRKINFMAGFEDLKKAFSHPKLRGIFLVMFIFSFGWGFFTEFSALFLIRRLDFNQQQIGYFYAWVGIWVALSQGVFIRPFLKRFSPQALLRGALLGLGLVLPLMLLVHTSFYLFLLLPLLALFESFIFPTASTIVSDLTSKEAQGEILGVHSSIQWAAIGIAPLFSGSVVALYPHLPITVASAGMFLAYLLFLWIWRRKPVET